The following proteins come from a genomic window of Microbacterium sp. SY138:
- a CDS encoding DUF6286 domain-containing protein — MSTPVLRRVIRRETHSPRTVAMFVAVILLILALAYIGLEIVLSLAAQPALLVGPAAAGGWLIGLPTAQPAGLVIAGSVVLALIGLTFVVLAITPGRLSKHVLDAGGRAVVVDNGVIASALAQHLAEETGLTRDSITVGVGHRTVDVTVRPGIGVPLDASDVRAAAEAELQSYRLTDRVRTRVRIERPTEKEDEL; from the coding sequence ATGAGCACCCCGGTCCTGCGCCGTGTCATCCGACGCGAGACGCACTCGCCGCGCACCGTCGCGATGTTCGTCGCGGTCATCCTGCTCATCCTCGCCCTCGCGTACATCGGGCTCGAGATCGTGCTGAGCCTCGCCGCGCAGCCCGCACTCCTGGTCGGTCCCGCCGCGGCGGGAGGCTGGCTCATCGGGTTGCCCACCGCACAGCCCGCCGGGCTCGTGATCGCCGGCAGTGTGGTGCTCGCCCTCATCGGGCTGACCTTCGTGGTACTGGCCATCACGCCGGGGCGACTGTCCAAGCACGTGCTGGATGCCGGCGGACGCGCGGTGGTCGTCGACAACGGCGTGATCGCCAGCGCGTTGGCTCAGCACCTCGCGGAGGAGACGGGTCTCACCCGCGACAGCATCACCGTCGGTGTCGGACACCGCACCGTCGACGTGACCGTGCGCCCGGGAATCGGCGTGCCTCTCGACGCATCCGACGTGCGGGCAGCCGCCGAGGCGGAGCTGCAGTCGTATCGGCTGACCGACAGGGTTCGCACGCGGGTGCGCATCGAGCGCCCCACCGAGAAGGAAGACGAGCTGTGA
- a CDS encoding DUF2273 domain-containing protein produces MSATTVGALIGALLALAALLFGFWGFLLMAVFAGIGALVGRIASGKLDVRGLADVFTGRRTS; encoded by the coding sequence ATGAGTGCCACAACGGTCGGCGCCCTGATCGGCGCTCTCCTCGCTCTCGCGGCTCTGCTGTTCGGCTTCTGGGGATTCCTCCTCATGGCCGTCTTCGCGGGCATCGGCGCGCTCGTGGGTCGGATCGCGTCCGGCAAGCTCGACGTCCGCGGTCTCGCGGACGTCTTCACCGGGCGGCGCACCTCCTGA